Proteins encoded by one window of Bauldia sp.:
- a CDS encoding outer membrane beta-barrel protein has translation MRAAEAPPLDWSGPVFGTFVGYSAGRLITTESSLTTDGTLFGIGPTTVDTYYGADSDVPFEGAFGGALIGFNRQVGAMVFGAEADIAAANFVRSDTVPGAPHGDPRIDTSATLHWFGTLRGTIGLAADRFHIYGTGGLAYGNAEGQVSVTPSGGTVPPTFTAGDSRMQYGYALGGGIEAAIDRHWTARLEFLYLNLGAARYDFAFPASNGSTSTSADTVTANTVRGGLLYRF, from the coding sequence GTGCGCGCCGCGGAAGCCCCGCCGCTCGACTGGAGCGGCCCGGTCTTCGGCACCTTCGTCGGCTATTCCGCCGGACGCCTGATCACCACGGAATCGTCGCTGACCACCGACGGCACGCTGTTCGGCATCGGGCCGACCACGGTCGACACGTATTACGGCGCCGACAGCGACGTGCCTTTCGAAGGCGCGTTCGGCGGCGCGCTGATCGGGTTCAACCGGCAGGTCGGCGCGATGGTATTTGGCGCCGAAGCCGACATCGCCGCCGCCAATTTCGTGCGCAGCGACACGGTGCCCGGCGCGCCCCACGGCGACCCGCGGATCGATACCAGCGCGACGCTGCACTGGTTCGGCACGCTCCGCGGCACCATTGGCCTCGCCGCCGATCGCTTCCACATCTATGGCACGGGCGGCCTCGCCTACGGCAACGCCGAGGGTCAGGTCTCCGTCACGCCAAGCGGCGGCACGGTGCCGCCAACGTTCACCGCCGGCGACAGCAGGATGCAGTATGGCTACGCGCTCGGCGGCGGCATCGAGGCCGCCATCGACCGGCATTGGACGGCGCGGCTCGAATTTCTCTACCTGAACCTCGGCGCCGCGCGTTACGATTTCGCCTTCCCGGCAAGCAACGGCTCGACCAGCACGTCGGCGGACACGGTCACCGCCAACACCGTCCGCGGCGGTCTGCTCTACCGTTTCTAG
- a CDS encoding YqaA family protein, with product MLRRLYDWTFALAARPTAEIWLAVIAFVESSIFLVPADVLFIPMVLARPQRAYRYALVATVASVLGGIAGWYLGHYAFDAIARPVLEFYGKLDSFEKLRQSGGGDFVLLMLITSGIAHLPPIKVVTILSGAGGVSLWLFVVSAIAARGARFFILSWLLRKYDAPILHFIEKRLGPVVAGVAVAIILLFVATRFL from the coding sequence ATGCTCCGCCGCCTCTACGACTGGACGTTCGCACTGGCCGCCCGGCCGACCGCGGAAATCTGGTTGGCGGTGATCGCCTTCGTCGAAAGCTCGATCTTCCTCGTCCCCGCCGACGTGCTGTTCATCCCGATGGTGCTGGCGCGGCCGCAGCGTGCCTATCGCTACGCATTGGTGGCGACGGTCGCCTCGGTGCTCGGCGGCATCGCCGGCTGGTACCTCGGCCACTACGCCTTCGACGCCATCGCGCGGCCGGTGCTCGAATTCTACGGCAAGCTCGACTCGTTCGAGAAGCTGCGCCAGTCGGGCGGCGGCGACTTCGTGCTGCTGATGCTGATCACCTCCGGCATCGCCCACCTGCCGCCGATCAAGGTGGTGACCATCCTCTCCGGCGCCGGCGGCGTCAGCCTGTGGCTGTTCGTCGTCTCGGCGATCGCCGCGCGCGGCGCCCGCTTCTTCATTCTCTCCTGGCTGCTCAGGAAATACGACGCGCCGATCCTGCACTTCATCGAGAAGCGGCTGGGCCCGGTCGTCGCGGGGGTGGCGGTCGCGATCATTTTACTCTTCGTCGCGACCCGCTTCCTGTAG
- a CDS encoding disulfide bond formation protein B: protein MLSRREYPAAFVFIIGLATILGAWGFQIVGGYVPCKLCLEERWPYYIGVPLALVALVAQRMGAPAWVPRVLLGLAAIVFAYGAWLGTYHAGAEWAWWPGPTDCGGGSAGASGTDLLNQLKNIHVVSCTDASFRFPGNWGLSFAGWNAVVSAVLVVVAAIGAGRK, encoded by the coding sequence ATGCTGTCCCGCCGCGAATACCCTGCCGCCTTCGTCTTCATCATCGGCCTCGCCACCATCCTCGGCGCCTGGGGCTTCCAGATCGTCGGCGGCTACGTGCCCTGCAAGCTGTGCCTGGAGGAGCGCTGGCCGTACTACATCGGGGTGCCCCTCGCCCTCGTCGCGCTGGTCGCGCAGCGCATGGGCGCGCCGGCCTGGGTGCCGCGCGTGCTGCTCGGCCTCGCGGCCATCGTCTTCGCCTACGGCGCCTGGCTCGGCACCTACCACGCCGGCGCCGAGTGGGCCTGGTGGCCGGGCCCGACCGACTGCGGCGGCGGCAGCGCCGGCGCCAGCGGCACCGACCTGCTCAACCAGCTCAAGAACATCCACGTCGTCTCGTGCACCGACGCGAGCTTCCGCTTCCCCGGCAACTGGGGCCTGTCGTTCGCAGGCTGGAACGCGGTCGTCTCGGCGGTGCTGGTGGTGGTCGCGGCGATCGGCGCCGGGCGGAAGTAG
- a CDS encoding HNH endonuclease yields the protein MNIAVSPGSNPALVLNADYRPLSYYPLSLWSWQDAIKAVFLDRVNIVSEYETAVHSPSFSMRLPSVVSLKTYVKPARHPAFTRFNVFLRDRFQCQYCGDRNDLTFDHVIPRSRGGMTTWDNVVAACSSCNLAKGGMSPREARMFPSHRPYQPTVADLHNNGRLFPPNYLHDSWMDYLYWDTELEP from the coding sequence GTGAACATAGCCGTCTCGCCGGGGTCCAATCCGGCGCTGGTCCTCAATGCCGACTATCGGCCTCTCAGCTATTACCCGCTGTCGCTCTGGTCATGGCAGGACGCCATAAAGGCGGTTTTCCTCGATCGCGTGAATATCGTCTCCGAGTACGAGACGGCCGTGCACTCGCCCTCGTTCTCGATGCGGCTGCCCTCGGTCGTGTCCCTCAAAACGTACGTGAAGCCGGCGCGGCATCCCGCGTTCACGCGGTTCAACGTGTTCCTGCGCGATCGTTTCCAGTGCCAGTATTGCGGCGACCGCAACGACCTGACGTTCGACCACGTCATCCCGCGCTCGCGCGGCGGCATGACGACGTGGGACAACGTCGTGGCGGCGTGCTCGTCGTGCAACCTCGCCAAGGGCGGGATGTCGCCACGCGAAGCGCGCATGTTCCCGTCGCACCGGCCGTACCAGCCGACGGTGGCGGACCTGCACAACAACGGCCGGCTGTTCCCGCCGAACTACCTCCACGATTCGTGGATGGACTATCTCTACTGGGATACCGAGCTGGAGCCGTAG
- a CDS encoding NAD(P)H-dependent oxidoreductase has protein sequence MVKVAVFVGSLRRDSINRALAKALAKLAAPTLEFELVDISDLPHYNNDLWEGTPPAAVTRMKHAMEAADAVLFITPEYNRSVPGLIKDVVDWASRPYGQNSLKGKPGAVAGASGGKIGTAVAQSHLRNSLVVLDVALMGQPEAYITVTPGLIDVNFDVTDEAVRVFLVKFLAAFADWIGKIAGIVMEEGQPDATRV, from the coding sequence ATGGTCAAAGTCGCCGTCTTCGTCGGAAGCCTCCGACGCGATTCCATCAACCGCGCGCTCGCCAAGGCGCTGGCGAAACTCGCCGCACCGACGCTCGAATTCGAGCTCGTCGATATCAGCGACCTGCCTCACTACAACAACGACCTCTGGGAGGGCACGCCGCCCGCCGCCGTCACGCGCATGAAGCACGCGATGGAAGCCGCCGACGCGGTGCTGTTCATCACCCCGGAATACAATCGTTCGGTCCCCGGCCTGATCAAGGACGTCGTCGACTGGGCGAGCCGCCCTTACGGGCAGAATTCGCTGAAGGGAAAGCCCGGTGCGGTCGCCGGCGCCTCCGGCGGCAAAATCGGCACGGCGGTGGCGCAGTCGCACCTCCGCAACAGCCTGGTAGTGCTGGACGTAGCGCTGATGGGCCAGCCCGAGGCGTACATCACGGTCACGCCCGGGCTGATCGATGTGAACTTCGACGTCACCGACGAGGCCGTGCGCGTCTTCCTCGTGAAGTTTCTCGCGGCGTTCGCGGACTGGATCGGCAAGATCGCCGGCATCGTCATGGAGGAAGGCCAGCCCGACGCGACCAGGGTTTGA
- a CDS encoding S1C family serine protease, which translates to MAMSFDWKVPPEIAPAERDYDYDLNAALSAVVGIRTVVPSDAFTADILGTERTGNGVIIRNDGIVLTIGYLVTEASEVWMTLGDGRTVKGDVIGYDQETGFGLIQTLGRLNLPALSLGNSADALPGTRVVAAGAGGRDHAVAARVIARQEFAGYWEYLVDEAIFTAPAHPYWGGTALIGPEGNLLGIGSLQLEQAGEDGEGVPLNMYVPTNLLKPVMEDVLTLGQPNRPPRPWLGLYATEVDNRVVIAGVAGKGPAARAKLKQGDVVLSVGGMKVSGLAGLFRSVWSLGKAGVDVPMTVFRDGRPVDLTVTSGDRNRFLKGPSLH; encoded by the coding sequence ATGGCTATGTCTTTTGACTGGAAGGTGCCGCCCGAAATCGCCCCGGCGGAGCGCGACTACGACTACGACCTGAACGCCGCCCTGTCGGCGGTCGTGGGCATCCGCACGGTCGTCCCTTCCGACGCTTTCACCGCCGATATCCTCGGCACAGAGCGTACCGGCAACGGCGTCATCATCCGCAACGACGGCATCGTGCTGACCATCGGCTACCTCGTCACCGAGGCGAGCGAGGTCTGGATGACGCTCGGCGATGGCCGCACCGTCAAGGGCGACGTCATCGGCTACGACCAGGAAACCGGCTTCGGCCTGATCCAGACGCTCGGCCGGCTCAACCTGCCGGCGCTGTCGCTCGGCAACTCCGCGGATGCGCTGCCCGGCACGCGCGTCGTCGCCGCCGGCGCCGGCGGCCGCGATCATGCGGTAGCGGCGCGTGTCATCGCGCGGCAGGAGTTCGCCGGCTACTGGGAGTATCTCGTCGACGAGGCGATCTTCACCGCGCCGGCCCATCCCTACTGGGGCGGCACGGCGCTGATCGGGCCGGAGGGCAATCTGCTCGGCATCGGCTCGCTGCAGCTCGAGCAGGCCGGCGAGGATGGCGAGGGCGTGCCACTCAACATGTACGTGCCGACCAATCTCCTGAAGCCGGTGATGGAGGATGTGCTGACCCTCGGCCAGCCCAACCGTCCGCCGCGCCCGTGGCTCGGCCTCTACGCCACCGAAGTCGACAACCGCGTCGTCATCGCGGGCGTCGCCGGCAAGGGCCCGGCGGCGCGCGCCAAGCTCAAGCAGGGCGACGTCGTGCTCTCCGTCGGCGGCATGAAGGTGTCCGGTCTCGCCGGCTTGTTCCGCAGCGTGTGGTCACTCGGCAAGGCCGGCGTCGATGTGCCGATGACGGTGTTCCGCGACGGCCGCCCCGTCGATCTGACCGTCACCTCGGGCGACCGCAATCGCTTCCTCAAGGGACCGAGTCTTCATTAA
- a CDS encoding SH3 domain-containing protein, translating to MSIKKLALGAVAVAMLAVPGIAQAATWFGQTTGSVNMRVDASPTAPKILTIPAHAQVRIDGQKNGWYHVAYANNEGYVSGSYIQTRVANVQPRPIFRGPAPIRGYYKKPYWDNQHQAWYDGRRWYRNGVWYNSPSGFSFGFNFGG from the coding sequence ATGTCTATCAAGAAACTCGCTCTCGGCGCCGTCGCAGTCGCGATGCTCGCCGTCCCCGGCATTGCCCAGGCCGCGACCTGGTTCGGCCAGACCACTGGCTCGGTCAACATGCGCGTCGATGCATCGCCGACCGCGCCGAAGATTCTCACCATCCCGGCGCACGCCCAGGTGCGGATCGATGGCCAGAAGAACGGCTGGTACCACGTCGCCTACGCCAATAACGAAGGCTACGTCTCCGGCTCGTACATCCAGACGCGCGTCGCCAATGTGCAGCCGCGCCCGATCTTCCGTGGTCCGGCTCCGATCCGCGGCTACTACAAGAAGCCCTACTGGGACAACCAGCATCAGGCTTGGTACGACGGCCGCCGCTGGTATCGCAACGGCGTCTGGTACAATAGCCCGAGCGGCTTCTCGTTCGGCTTCAACTTCGGCGGCTAA
- a CDS encoding dienelactone hydrolase family protein: MIAMIDGPRIHPVGRPAKSLVVFLHGYGADGNDLIDLGRIWAPLLPDTAFVSPNAPEPCAEAPVGRQWFPLAGIDPSKLRDGVLTAAPALDAFLDAELARHRLTDDRLALVGFSQGTMMALHVAPRRAKKIAGVVGYSGLIPGPEFLAGEVKQKPPVLLVHGGADPLIPSMALFAATRVLGDAGFQVEWHVEPGLAHGIDQKGLDLGSDFLQRVLA; this comes from the coding sequence ATGATTGCGATGATCGACGGGCCGCGCATTCATCCGGTCGGGCGGCCGGCGAAGTCGCTGGTCGTGTTCCTGCACGGCTATGGCGCCGACGGCAACGACCTGATCGACCTCGGCCGTATCTGGGCACCGCTGCTGCCCGATACGGCGTTCGTCTCGCCCAACGCGCCGGAGCCCTGTGCCGAGGCGCCGGTCGGGCGGCAGTGGTTTCCGCTGGCGGGCATCGACCCCTCGAAGCTGCGCGACGGCGTGCTGACTGCGGCGCCGGCGCTCGACGCGTTTCTCGATGCGGAACTGGCGCGGCACAGGCTGACCGACGATCGCCTGGCGCTGGTCGGCTTCAGCCAGGGCACGATGATGGCGCTGCATGTCGCGCCGCGCCGGGCGAAGAAGATCGCGGGCGTCGTCGGATATTCCGGGCTGATACCGGGGCCGGAGTTTCTTGCCGGCGAGGTGAAGCAGAAGCCGCCGGTGCTGCTGGTGCACGGCGGCGCCGATCCGCTGATCCCGTCGATGGCGCTGTTCGCGGCGACGCGGGTGCTGGGCGACGCCGGCTTTCAGGTCGAGTGGCACGTCGAGCCGGGGCTGGCGCACGGCATCGACCAGAAGGGCCTCGACCTCGGCAGCGATTTCCTGCAGCGCGTGCTCGCCTGA
- a CDS encoding DNA-3-methyladenine glycosylase, giving the protein MKLRTIETMDDLAEGLAYLTRVDKRLKPVAKIAGALPLRRRAAGFAGLARIIVGQQLSVASANAIWAGFETAFPEMTADALLRARVPRFRKAGMSAPKIRSLRAIAAAVRDGLDLDGLAHAPTEEAHARLTAIHGVGPWTADIYLLFCLGHPDIFPVGDLALRNAVGDAFGMDGPVMLAPLTEIAEKWSPWRSVAATLFWAYYAARRERKMVPV; this is encoded by the coding sequence GTGAAGCTCCGGACCATCGAAACGATGGACGATCTCGCCGAGGGGCTGGCGTACCTGACGCGCGTCGACAAGCGGCTGAAACCGGTGGCGAAGATCGCGGGCGCGTTGCCGCTCCGCCGTCGCGCTGCCGGGTTTGCCGGGCTGGCGCGGATCATCGTCGGGCAGCAGCTTTCGGTCGCCAGCGCCAACGCCATCTGGGCCGGATTCGAGACGGCTTTCCCGGAGATGACGGCCGACGCGCTGCTCCGCGCCCGCGTGCCGCGCTTCCGCAAGGCGGGCATGTCGGCGCCGAAGATAAGGTCGCTGCGCGCCATTGCTGCCGCCGTGCGCGACGGGCTCGACCTCGACGGGCTGGCGCATGCGCCGACCGAGGAGGCACACGCGCGGCTGACCGCGATCCATGGCGTCGGGCCGTGGACGGCGGACATCTACCTGCTGTTCTGCCTTGGGCATCCGGACATCTTTCCGGTCGGCGACCTGGCGCTGCGTAATGCGGTCGGCGATGCGTTCGGGATGGATGGGCCGGTGATGCTGGCGCCGCTCACCGAGATCGCGGAAAAATGGTCGCCATGGCGCAGCGTCGCGGCGACCCTGTTCTGGGCCTACTACGCCGCGCGGCGGGAGAGAAAGATGGTGCCGGTATGA
- the gluQRS gene encoding tRNA glutamyl-Q(34) synthetase GluQRS: MQPVFRFAPSPNGYLHLGHAFSALTDCERCRAAGGRFLLRIEDIDPARCRPEYEAAIYDDLAWLGLAWETPVRRQSEHMADYAAALARLSAMGLVYPSFLSRAEIAAAGSGRDPDGAPIYPGTDRDLPAAEAEARIASGAPYALRLRMDRAIATTGPLTWREDNATIAADPAAWGDVVIARKETPTSYHLAVVIDDAAQGITNVVRGRDLYYATAVHVLLQRLMGLPSPAYHHHRLILDADGRKLSKSDGDTSLRSLRAAGKTPDDTRRMVGL, translated from the coding sequence ATGCAGCCCGTCTTCCGCTTCGCTCCCTCGCCCAACGGCTATCTCCACCTCGGCCACGCCTTCTCGGCGCTGACCGACTGCGAGCGCTGCCGCGCCGCCGGCGGACGCTTCCTGCTGCGCATCGAGGATATCGACCCGGCCCGCTGCCGCCCGGAATACGAGGCCGCGATCTACGACGACTTGGCCTGGCTCGGCCTCGCATGGGAGACGCCGGTGCGCCGCCAGTCGGAGCACATGGCCGACTACGCCGCAGCGCTGGCGCGGCTCTCGGCGATGGGCCTGGTCTACCCGAGCTTCCTCTCCCGCGCCGAGATCGCCGCGGCAGGCAGCGGCCGCGACCCCGACGGCGCGCCGATCTACCCCGGCACCGACCGCGACCTGCCCGCGGCCGAAGCCGAGGCGCGCATCGCATCCGGCGCGCCCTACGCGCTCCGCCTGCGCATGGACCGCGCCATCGCCACGACCGGCCCGCTGACCTGGCGCGAGGACAACGCCACCATCGCCGCCGACCCCGCCGCCTGGGGCGACGTCGTGATCGCACGCAAGGAGACGCCGACCTCGTATCACCTCGCCGTCGTGATCGACGACGCCGCGCAGGGCATCACCAACGTGGTCCGCGGTCGCGACCTTTACTACGCCACCGCCGTCCACGTTCTGCTCCAGCGCCTGATGGGCCTGCCCTCGCCGGCCTACCACCACCACCGCCTGATACTCGACGCCGACGGCCGCAAATTGTCCAAATCCGACGGCGACACGTCGCTGCGTTCGCTGCGCGCGGCGGGGAAGACGCCGGACGACACCCGCCGGATGGTCGGCCTCTAG
- a CDS encoding AEC family transporter has translation MDQIVAIVVPVFGLIGLGFGAAWTKLLSEQTGEAVAEFVFTIAIPLLIFRVVATADFSDGTPWLLWLDYYIGFVIAWVLGTLVVRRVFGRDARAGLVAGVSAAYPNALLIGIPLVMTAYGAAGAAAVSLVIAINLPVMMTVSAILIERALVVDGLSPDANGWTTARSIFAALVKNPIVLGLFAGTLWRIAGLPIAGPLGDVVIRVGDVASTLALFSVGMNLRRYGISGNLRAAMAVGVIKLMIMPAIVFFVVGFVFHLPPVWGKAIVIATACPTGVNAYLVATRFNTSQALASNAITLTTAFAVVTVAFWLHAVQWLSP, from the coding sequence ATGGATCAGATCGTCGCCATCGTCGTCCCGGTCTTCGGGCTGATCGGGCTGGGCTTCGGGGCGGCGTGGACGAAGCTGCTCAGCGAGCAGACAGGCGAGGCGGTCGCCGAATTCGTCTTCACCATCGCCATCCCGCTCTTGATCTTCCGGGTCGTCGCCACCGCCGATTTCTCCGACGGCACGCCATGGCTCCTGTGGCTCGACTACTACATCGGCTTCGTCATCGCGTGGGTGCTCGGCACGCTCGTCGTCCGCCGCGTGTTCGGGCGCGATGCGCGCGCCGGACTGGTCGCCGGCGTCTCCGCCGCCTACCCGAACGCGCTGCTCATCGGCATTCCGCTGGTGATGACGGCGTATGGAGCGGCGGGCGCGGCGGCGGTGTCATTGGTCATTGCCATCAATCTGCCCGTGATGATGACGGTGAGCGCGATTCTGATCGAGCGGGCGCTGGTCGTCGACGGCCTGTCGCCCGATGCCAACGGCTGGACGACGGCGCGCAGCATCTTCGCGGCGCTCGTCAAGAATCCGATCGTGCTCGGCCTTTTCGCCGGAACGCTGTGGCGCATAGCGGGCCTGCCGATCGCCGGGCCGCTCGGCGACGTCGTCATTCGTGTCGGCGACGTTGCCTCGACGCTGGCGCTGTTCTCGGTCGGCATGAATCTCCGCCGCTACGGGATCTCGGGCAACCTCAGAGCGGCAATGGCGGTAGGCGTGATCAAGCTGATGATCATGCCGGCGATCGTGTTTTTCGTGGTCGGGTTCGTGTTCCACCTGCCGCCGGTGTGGGGCAAGGCGATCGTCATCGCGACGGCGTGCCCGACGGGCGTCAATGCCTATCTGGTGGCGACGCGGTTCAACACCAGCCAGGCGCTGGCGTCGAACGCGATCACGCTGACGACCGCGTTCGCCGTGGTCACGGTCGCGTTCTGGCTGCACGCGGTGCAGTGGCTGTCGCCCTAG
- a CDS encoding response regulator yields the protein MPASASTGLTTAKGQRPRVAIVGGTPSAAMVAAVLCQQFGCSTISTPTGESVLALLRRDTPVDLVVIDLSVADMDGIVAVQLIRAMGARGALPVVALAGDRSEVANNRARAAGFSGAVVKPYSPRELYAAMQAALGKASAAGATG from the coding sequence ATGCCCGCGTCGGCATCGACAGGCCTGACGACGGCCAAGGGGCAGCGCCCGCGCGTCGCCATCGTCGGCGGCACGCCTTCCGCCGCGATGGTCGCCGCCGTGCTTTGCCAGCAGTTCGGCTGCTCGACGATCAGCACGCCGACCGGCGAGTCGGTGCTGGCGCTTCTGCGCCGCGATACGCCCGTCGATCTCGTGGTCATCGATCTTTCGGTCGCCGACATGGATGGCATCGTCGCGGTGCAACTGATCCGCGCCATGGGCGCCCGCGGCGCCCTGCCGGTCGTGGCTCTCGCCGGCGACCGCTCCGAGGTCGCCAACAACCGGGCCCGCGCCGCCGGCTTCAGCGGCGCCGTGGTCAAGCCGTACTCGCCGCGCGAGCTTTACGCCGCGATGCAGGCGGCGCTCGGCAAGGCCTCTGCCGCCGGCGCCACGGGCTGA
- a CDS encoding ABC transporter permease, translating into MLYETLKLSIRTIRRNVLRSILTVLGVVIGVAAVIVMVTLGQGTSAQVTSDVAKLGSNILMVRAGQAGFGPASATADSRNFDAKDVDAVENEIAGVAVAAPMLSRNLTAISGNINHAQQVIGTDNRYFVARDWDVVLGRTFTDSEIQAGSASCILGATTSQALFQGSDPVGETIRLRAIACKVIGVLAAKGNSGFGQDQDDLIVMPLKAVQRRIAGHPDIQMMYVSVDPAYTTSDVQASIEDLLRERRQVGPDDRDNFSVQDMAQIASMLTSISGVLTGLLSAVAGVSLLVGGIGIMNIMLVSVTERTREIGIRLAIGAQARQVLLQFLVEAVVLSLFGGVLGIALGLGLAAIGGRFLSVPFIFNPTIVAIAFVFSALVGVAFGYFPARRAARLDPIEALRHE; encoded by the coding sequence ATGCTTTATGAGACGCTGAAGCTGTCGATCCGGACCATCCGCCGCAACGTGCTGCGGTCCATCCTCACCGTGCTCGGCGTGGTGATCGGCGTTGCCGCCGTCATCGTCATGGTGACGCTCGGGCAGGGGACGAGCGCGCAGGTGACGTCGGACGTCGCCAAGCTTGGGTCGAACATCCTGATGGTGCGTGCCGGGCAGGCCGGTTTCGGACCGGCGAGCGCCACCGCCGACAGCCGCAACTTCGATGCCAAGGATGTCGATGCCGTCGAGAACGAGATCGCCGGCGTCGCCGTCGCGGCGCCGATGCTGTCGCGGAACCTGACCGCCATATCGGGCAACATCAATCATGCGCAGCAGGTGATCGGCACGGACAACCGCTATTTCGTCGCGCGCGACTGGGATGTTGTGCTTGGCCGCACCTTCACCGACAGCGAGATCCAGGCGGGCAGCGCGTCGTGCATCCTCGGCGCGACCACCAGCCAGGCGCTGTTTCAGGGCAGCGATCCGGTCGGCGAGACGATCCGGCTGCGCGCCATCGCCTGCAAGGTGATCGGCGTGCTGGCTGCCAAGGGCAACTCCGGCTTCGGGCAGGATCAGGACGACCTGATCGTGATGCCGCTGAAGGCCGTGCAGCGGCGCATCGCCGGCCATCCCGATATCCAGATGATGTACGTGTCGGTCGATCCGGCCTACACGACCAGCGACGTGCAGGCGTCGATCGAGGACCTGCTGCGCGAGCGCCGCCAGGTCGGGCCGGACGACCGCGATAATTTCTCGGTGCAGGACATGGCGCAGATCGCGTCGATGCTGACGTCGATCTCCGGCGTGCTCACGGGGCTGCTGTCGGCGGTCGCCGGCGTCAGCCTGCTGGTCGGCGGTATCGGCATCATGAACATCATGCTGGTGTCGGTGACCGAGCGGACGCGCGAGATCGGCATCCGCCTCGCCATCGGTGCGCAGGCGCGTCAGGTGCTGCTGCAGTTCCTGGTCGAGGCGGTGGTGCTGTCGCTGTTCGGCGGCGTGCTCGGCATCGCGCTGGGTCTTGGCCTCGCCGCCATCGGCGGTCGGTTCCTCTCGGTGCCGTTCATCTTCAACCCGACGATCGTCGCGATCGCGTTCGTCTTCTCGGCGCTGGTCGGCGTGGCGTTCGGATACTTCCCGGCGCGGCGGGCGGCGCGGCTCGATCCGATCGAAGCGTTGCGGCACGAGTAG
- a CDS encoding ABC transporter ATP-binding protein, whose protein sequence is MAAPLIRFRGVTKIYGAGDAAVAALKGVDLTIERGEFVAVMGPSGSGKSTAMNILGCLDTPTGGSYEFMGSPVGDLSRDQQAMLRRYYLGFVFQGFNLLPRTSALENVEMPLMYRGVPAGERKKLALAALTKVGLAQRAHHDPNELSGGQQQRVAIARAIAAQPQVMLADEPTGNLDSATSRDVMNLLTDLNRSEGITIVMVTHEPDMAEYAQRVIRFVDGHIAVDGSHVEAA, encoded by the coding sequence ATGGCCGCGCCGCTCATCCGCTTTCGCGGCGTCACCAAGATTTACGGCGCCGGCGATGCCGCCGTGGCGGCGCTCAAGGGCGTCGATCTCACCATCGAGCGCGGCGAGTTCGTCGCAGTGATGGGGCCGTCGGGCTCGGGCAAATCGACCGCGATGAACATTCTCGGCTGCCTCGATACGCCGACCGGCGGGTCGTACGAATTCATGGGCTCGCCGGTCGGCGATCTTTCGCGCGACCAGCAGGCGATGCTCCGGCGCTACTACCTCGGCTTCGTATTCCAGGGCTTCAACCTCTTGCCGCGCACCTCGGCGCTGGAGAATGTCGAGATGCCGCTGATGTATCGCGGTGTGCCGGCGGGCGAGCGCAAGAAGCTGGCGCTGGCGGCGCTGACCAAGGTCGGGCTGGCGCAGCGCGCCCACCACGATCCGAACGAACTTTCCGGCGGGCAGCAGCAGCGCGTCGCGATCGCGCGCGCCATCGCGGCACAGCCGCAGGTGATGCTCGCCGACGAACCGACCGGCAACCTCGATTCGGCGACCAGCCGCGACGTGATGAACCTGCTCACCGACCTCAACCGCAGCGAGGGCATCACCATCGTGATGGTGACGCACGAGCCCGATATGGCGGAATACGCCCAGCGCGTCATCCGCTTCGTCGACGGGCACATTGCCGTTGACGGGTCGCATGTGGAGGCGGCGTGA